A window of the Glaciimonas sp. CA11.2 genome harbors these coding sequences:
- a CDS encoding phytanoyl-CoA dioxygenase family protein — protein sequence MHDLAQFFTNGYFRFVQPNGPEVVDRVLAAANRLRAAYPNGFDHSEGFGSTKMLPRTTPPLPNDRAPTLIYHNAGFIEPDLFLPLQNPAVYETIERVVGRDFYLSNVWLQVVPPGTGRMGYHKDEHGSVSITMPLDDIGWRSGSTCLVPGTHRNTPPPVFCMSNIMLDHKREAQLTGAAGDVIFFTPEAWHGRAENSTDTSTCRLFFNFYSRSSRDSTRWSPCIPAEQVAHAAEVIPFPYRHMFRIDPAPRSENLQQSKFMAWVTHNGSSSSSSALSALLREYFYWKGAVKAPIGTDARGTDLPSYRTTITESERFSVFYYIRHLDPVRTIKNTVRLSLEYWMSVCRLRAKPLEKGGE from the coding sequence ATGCACGATCTGGCGCAGTTTTTTACAAACGGGTATTTTCGTTTTGTTCAACCGAATGGACCGGAAGTTGTGGATCGAGTATTGGCTGCGGCCAATAGATTAAGAGCGGCATATCCCAATGGATTTGATCATTCTGAGGGTTTTGGATCGACAAAGATGCTCCCCCGAACAACGCCGCCCTTACCCAACGATCGCGCCCCTACGCTGATTTATCATAACGCTGGTTTTATAGAGCCGGATCTTTTTTTGCCTTTACAAAATCCTGCTGTTTATGAAACCATAGAGCGGGTCGTTGGCCGGGATTTTTATTTGTCCAACGTATGGCTACAAGTAGTTCCTCCGGGCACTGGAAGAATGGGCTATCACAAAGACGAGCATGGTTCTGTGTCTATCACGATGCCGTTGGACGATATTGGTTGGCGCAGCGGCAGTACCTGCCTCGTTCCTGGCACTCATCGGAATACGCCACCACCTGTTTTTTGCATGTCAAACATCATGCTTGATCACAAGCGCGAAGCCCAGTTGACCGGTGCAGCTGGCGACGTCATCTTTTTTACACCTGAAGCATGGCATGGACGCGCAGAAAATTCGACCGATACATCGACTTGTCGTTTATTTTTTAATTTTTATAGTCGTTCAAGTCGCGATTCGACCCGCTGGAGTCCATGTATCCCTGCTGAACAAGTGGCCCACGCAGCCGAAGTAATACCTTTCCCTTATAGACATATGTTTCGTATTGATCCTGCTCCACGAAGCGAAAATCTTCAGCAAAGCAAGTTCATGGCATGGGTGACCCATAACGGCTCATCTTCTTCCTCCTCTGCATTGTCTGCGCTTCTACGCGAGTATTTTTATTGGAAGGGTGCCGTCAAAGCGCCGATAGGCACGGATGCCCGTGGAACTGATCTCCCTTCTTATCGGACCACCATCACCGAAAGTGAAAGGTTTTCCGTCTTTTATTATATTCGGCATTTGGATCCAGTCCGAACAATCAAAAATACTGTGCGATTGAGCTTGGAGTATTGGATGTCGGTGTGCAGATTGCGGGCAAAACCATTAGAAAAAGGTGGAGAGTAA
- a CDS encoding carbohydrate kinase, translating into MIATIGEALVDLIEQPDGRFQACLGGSVCNFTVGLARQGVPTAYLNPLSQDKFGKKFYSLLTDNGVHLGANATSSWPTSLAVVSLDAQGSPTYAFHREAVADRDVSAEMLISRFPEGMELLHTGGLALVPDDLEKILTAIDEAKNRGAIVSIDANLRPLAVAHRDDYIEGVKRAIAQSHIVKVSDEDLEILGFGAPSLAELANILFQASTLQLIALTRGAQGAALLTRAHQVELPTPGALNVVDTVGAGDCFHAGLIAYLRRSDKLTSSRELAQVDQHFLRGALQHAIAAASINITRVGCDPASWEETEQFVPSL; encoded by the coding sequence ATGATAGCGACAATAGGGGAAGCACTGGTGGATTTGATCGAGCAACCGGACGGGCGTTTTCAAGCCTGTCTTGGTGGTTCGGTATGTAATTTCACGGTGGGATTAGCGCGACAAGGCGTCCCCACCGCCTACCTCAACCCGCTGTCACAAGATAAGTTCGGGAAGAAATTTTATTCTCTTCTTACCGACAATGGCGTCCATCTGGGTGCAAACGCAACGAGTTCGTGGCCGACTTCGCTCGCGGTGGTCAGTCTTGATGCGCAAGGTTCGCCGACTTACGCCTTTCACCGTGAAGCGGTGGCGGATAGGGATGTCAGCGCCGAGATGTTGATTTCACGCTTCCCAGAAGGCATGGAATTGCTGCACACGGGCGGACTGGCATTGGTCCCGGATGATCTGGAAAAGATCCTCACTGCGATAGACGAAGCAAAAAATCGTGGTGCCATTGTGTCGATTGATGCCAATTTGCGACCGCTGGCGGTGGCACATCGTGATGACTATATTGAAGGCGTCAAACGCGCTATTGCCCAGTCGCATATCGTCAAAGTCAGTGACGAGGATCTGGAGATTCTTGGTTTTGGCGCGCCGTCCCTTGCCGAACTGGCCAACATTTTATTTCAAGCATCAACGTTGCAACTGATTGCATTGACGCGCGGTGCGCAAGGTGCCGCATTGCTGACGCGTGCTCATCAGGTCGAATTGCCGACTCCAGGAGCGCTAAATGTGGTTGATACGGTCGGGGCGGGCGATTGTTTTCATGCCGGATTGATCGCTTATCTAAGGCGTTCGGACAAGTTGACCTCATCCCGGGAACTGGCCCAAGTTGATCAACATTTTTTGCGCGGTGCACTTCAACACGCGATTGCAGCGGCCAGTATTAACATTACGCGAGTGGGTTGTGATCCTGCGTCTTGGGAAGAGACTGAGCAATTTGTTCCTAGTCTCTGA
- a CDS encoding PEP-CTERM sorting domain-containing protein, which yields MDDISFASNAVAEPTSLALLGRGLFGFVASRRKSSKNQNA from the coding sequence ATGGATGACATTTCGTTTGCAAGTAACGCCGTTGCTGAACCAACAAGCCTGGCATTGCTTGGACGAGGTCTTTTCGGTTTTGTAGCATCCCGCCGCAAATCATCGAAAAACCAAAACGCATAG
- a CDS encoding DUF2145 domain-containing protein, protein MILRLISGLVLTLALQNAVFAGQSCSETTPSPSSVRMAFNSASKLSKTLDKEQPQVALIARVGSDLSKYGLRYSHIAFVLKDPASGTWRTMHLLNACGTATSAIWKEGLANFFLDDLFSFDSLLMIPSPAAQKKILAKLSNPADYLALFTPHYNMLAYSFATRYENSYQWVLELLTVMLAENVKIDSREKAQQWLKLMEYEPTTLALGPMTRLGGRLFRANIAFDDHPGKRRYADQIDIVSVVSMTHFLKKIDPAAKLIFVAEPEVAPPSTALAAYPCEAPDRP, encoded by the coding sequence ATGATCCTTCGACTTATCAGTGGTTTGGTCTTGACCTTGGCATTACAGAATGCGGTATTTGCGGGCCAAAGCTGTTCAGAAACGACCCCGAGTCCCAGCTCTGTCCGGATGGCCTTCAATAGCGCTAGCAAGCTTTCAAAAACACTAGACAAGGAACAGCCACAAGTTGCGTTAATTGCCCGCGTCGGCTCGGATTTGTCTAAGTACGGATTACGTTATTCCCACATTGCTTTCGTTCTTAAAGATCCAGCATCTGGTACTTGGCGCACCATGCATTTGCTCAACGCATGCGGTACTGCTACCTCGGCAATCTGGAAAGAGGGTTTGGCTAATTTTTTCCTTGATGATTTATTTAGCTTCGATTCGCTGTTAATGATTCCGTCTCCGGCGGCGCAGAAAAAAATTCTGGCAAAGCTTTCAAATCCAGCCGATTATCTTGCTTTATTTACCCCGCATTACAACATGCTGGCCTATTCATTTGCGACCCGTTATGAAAATTCGTATCAATGGGTATTGGAATTGCTAACCGTTATGCTTGCTGAAAACGTAAAAATAGACAGCCGTGAAAAAGCGCAACAATGGTTAAAGTTGATGGAATATGAACCCACCACGTTGGCGCTTGGTCCGATGACAAGGCTAGGCGGTCGCCTGTTTCGTGCAAATATTGCGTTCGACGATCACCCTGGCAAGCGGCGATACGCGGATCAAATTGACATCGTCAGCGTGGTGTCAATGACGCATTTCCTGAAAAAAATTGATCCTGCAGCAAAGCTAATCTTTGTGGCGGAGCCTGAAGTAGCGCCGCCATCTACTGC
- a CDS encoding amino acid permease: protein MKKTDQGLHRGLGERQIRLMALGAAIGVGLFLGSANAIKMAGPGIMLAYIIGGAVIFLIMRALGEMSVHNPVAGSFSRYAKDYIGPLAGYLTGWNYWFLWLVTCIAEITAVGIYMGIWFPDVPRWIWALAALAAMGSVNLLAVKAYGEFEFWFALIKVVTIVLMIVGGFGMIIFGLGNHGVAIGISNLWSHGGFLPHGVQGVLMSFQMVMFAYLGVEMIGLTAGEAANPKKSIPDAINSVFWRILIFYVGALFVILSIYPWNGIGVQGSPFVMTFERLGIKTAAGIINFVVLTAALSSCNGGIFSTGRMLFNLAEQGHAPRAFAETSANGVPRWAVLTSVVALLFGVLLNYLVPEKVFMWVTSVSTFGAIWTWGVILVTQMRFRASLSPTERKALAFKMPFWPYGSWIALAFLALVIGLMAYFPDTRVALMVGPLWLVLLTILYYALRLAPHHNQGVSGVRAR, encoded by the coding sequence ATGAAAAAAACCGATCAGGGCCTTCATCGTGGCTTGGGCGAACGCCAGATTCGCCTCATGGCACTTGGCGCAGCAATCGGCGTCGGGCTGTTCTTAGGATCAGCCAATGCCATCAAAATGGCTGGACCCGGCATTATGCTGGCCTACATTATCGGCGGTGCAGTCATATTTCTGATCATGCGCGCACTGGGTGAAATGTCCGTACACAACCCGGTTGCAGGATCGTTCAGCCGCTATGCAAAAGACTATATAGGCCCGTTGGCGGGATATCTGACTGGCTGGAACTACTGGTTTTTATGGCTGGTGACGTGTATCGCAGAAATTACCGCCGTCGGTATTTACATGGGTATCTGGTTCCCTGACGTGCCACGCTGGATTTGGGCATTAGCCGCATTAGCCGCGATGGGTTCCGTCAATCTATTAGCGGTGAAAGCGTATGGTGAATTTGAATTCTGGTTCGCATTGATCAAAGTGGTCACCATCGTACTCATGATCGTCGGTGGCTTTGGCATGATCATTTTTGGCCTCGGTAATCATGGCGTTGCCATCGGTATTTCGAATCTATGGAGCCACGGAGGATTCTTACCCCACGGCGTACAAGGCGTGCTCATGTCATTTCAGATGGTCATGTTTGCCTATTTGGGCGTAGAAATGATCGGCCTGACCGCGGGCGAAGCAGCCAATCCCAAAAAATCGATCCCGGATGCCATCAACTCGGTGTTCTGGCGCATTCTGATCTTTTACGTCGGCGCGCTGTTTGTCATCCTATCGATCTATCCATGGAATGGAATTGGCGTCCAGGGCAGTCCGTTCGTCATGACCTTTGAGCGCCTTGGCATCAAGACTGCCGCTGGCATCATTAACTTTGTCGTCCTCACCGCTGCGCTATCGTCATGCAACGGCGGCATTTTCAGCACCGGTCGGATGTTGTTTAATCTGGCAGAACAAGGTCACGCACCACGCGCATTTGCTGAAACATCGGCCAACGGCGTGCCACGCTGGGCGGTCCTGACATCGGTCGTTGCGCTGTTATTCGGAGTATTGCTAAACTATCTGGTGCCAGAAAAAGTGTTCATGTGGGTCACCTCAGTGTCAACCTTTGGCGCGATCTGGACATGGGGCGTGATTCTGGTCACGCAAATGCGCTTCCGCGCATCTTTGTCTCCAACCGAACGGAAAGCGCTCGCTTTCAAGATGCCTTTCTGGCCTTATGGCTCATGGATCGCATTGGCATTTTTAGCGCTGGTAATAGGTTTGATGGCCTATTTCCCGGACACCCGCGTTGCGCTCATGGTTGGTCCGTTATGGCTGGTACTGTTGACCATCCTGTATTACGCGCTGCGCCTTGCGCCGCACCACAATCAGGGCGTGAGTGGCGTCAGGGCGAGATAA